TGGAATCATATGTATGGCAGGATCTGACGCTGGGAAGATCCCTGATGAGGGTCGGCTCGATGTTCGTGGACGACCTGAAACTGCAGTCACCGTACACCGAGGCTCGCTACGGGTCTGTGCGCAAGGTGTTCATCGTCCTCAAGGACGACAACGCCATCTTCGAGGGGTTCCAACGGTGGATGGTGCAGAACTACCCCGTGGACGAGGTCAGGGAAATCCACGGCGCGGACCACATGGCGTTGCTCTCGACGCCGGCCGAGCTCGCGCGCTGCCTCGCCGACATCGCCGGCAAGTATGCTGCCTGCATTGTCGATGGTGTGGCGCCCGTTGCTCGTTGCCGGTATTAGTTTTTGATTTGTCAGTACTGTGGCCGTCGTTGCCGGCCTTTGTTACCGATCTCTCTACAGTACGTACGTACTGCTCTTGCTACCTCATGGTCGGGCCGGCTGGCCGACAATTATTTTGATTCTTAAAATAGCCACAAGTTCCAAGACATTTATATCGTACTCAATTTCAGACATATGATGTTTCACATTCATATAGTGCTGCCTGGAACTTTGTGGCTATTTTAATTCATAATCAAAATAATTGTAGGTGAGCACCTACTCGTTGTCGAACCATTATGATCAACGTCATGGGCAGATTTCCCCTGCACAGCACAGGCCCCATTTAGTAAGGACAGTAAAACTGTGGACTCTCATATATACCGGTAATACTAGAAAGTAATTTAAACTGGCAACATACGTCTGTTACTATCTTTATAGTGGTATATCATATAAGTCTTCATTTATTTAGATGTAGGCTCATTTTGCCTTCTATATTTCTGTTATGTTACGGTAACATATTATATTACCACAAACACCTCTTTTCTTGATCCACTAAGTGGGCTAGGTGTACTGAGAGTGATTATTCTTGTAGAAAAATCAACGCATTGTGGTTAACTGGGCCTGAAGCTTGCACAAAGCCCATCAAGCAAGTAcctaggcccttggagctcctacaCACAGCGTCTTGCGCACGATGCCGGGAGCTCCTAGTTGGCGCCTTCTGCGCCGGTTACCTTAAGTGGCGCCTGTAGGGCGTCGTTGCTGGGCTGTTTCTTCACTGGCCCAAGTAGTTGCGCGCTTATACTGTTTCTTCGTTCTGCTATTTGTTCGTTCTATTGTTTCTTCTACCTTTCGACAATACAATTCGAACTGCAAATTTCTTTCTGAATACATATGAATTGAAATATGCTTGAACAAAATATGGAACAAACTTTCTTAACAATGGAAAAATCTCCATAAGTCACAGAAACCTGCTGATTGAAATCTTTAAGAATTTGGATCTGGCTTCCAGTAATTTAGTTGTTTGAAAGGAAAATTGTTTGTAAGAAGTACAACTGAATTTAGAAATTAATGCTCCGGACAGATTTCGAACATGTGCGGTTTCACTAACAAACGAGTTCTGCTAACCACTCGGACTACTTACGACTAGTGATAGGTAACAGCGCAAATTATGCAATAACAGTGTTGCAATGCTATTTTATTGGACAAAACTGTACCAATtactattttttgaattatttgacaaACAAAAATCGTGAATTTGAATAGGTTCATAGATTTCGaacaaagttcatcgattttcaagaAAAATTCCCAAACTTGAAAAACGTTCATCAATTTTCAAACAAAAGCTCATTGATTTTGAATATGTTCAtcgaaatttgaaaaaagttcatcgaaattgaaaaaagttcatggatttcaaaattagttcatcaattttcaagaaaagttcacaaacttgaaaaaagttcatcaatttttaaacAAAAAGTTCagcaaattttaaaaagttcatggattttcaaaaaaagttcatcaattttctagaaaagttcacaaacttgaaaaaaagttcattgagatTGAAAAAAGCTCATGAATTTTGGAAgaaagttcatcgagtttgaaaaacAAGTTCATGATTTTTTAGAAAATTTCACAAAAATTGAAAAACAGTTCATGGATTTTTGAAAAGTTCACAATTTTGGAAAAAGTTGACTGCATTTGGAAAAAAGGTTCGTCAAATTTGGAAAGAAATCCTCGATTTTTTTAAAAGTGCATCATTATCAAAAAAGTTCATTGCATTTGAAAAAAAGTCCATTCAAAAATACAGAAGGAACAGATTCAAAGGAAAAAAGAACAcatatttaaaaaataaaaaaataagaataCCCGGATAACAACTGCCCCGGCAATGACCAATGAACCGTGAAAAAACCGGCTTGGGAAGTTTTTTGACGCTTCCCAAAACCAAGGGATTCCCGCGATTGAAGAtacaaataaaaacaaaaaaagccAGTTACGAAACAGTGGTTGTTCGATGGCCTAGTGGTAGCTGTGTTGGGGTCGCTGCAACTGATTGTGAGTTTGAACTTTCG
This Triticum dicoccoides isolate Atlit2015 ecotype Zavitan unplaced genomic scaffold, WEW_v2.0 scaffold125128, whole genome shotgun sequence DNA region includes the following protein-coding sequences:
- the LOC119343383 gene encoding salicylic acid-binding protein 2-like, giving the protein MDWMDMEFKPQDPEGKLPTSMRFGPLVTRAKFYQVCSPEDLTLGRSLMRVGSMFVDDLKLQSPYTEARYGSVRKVFIVLKDDNAIFEGFQRWMVQNYPVDEVREIHGADHMALLSTPAELARCLADIAGKYAACIVDGVAPVARCRY